One genomic region from Deltaproteobacteria bacterium encodes:
- a CDS encoding sigma-70 family RNA polymerase sigma factor, whose translation MIAPAFDGAFRAHERFLWGLCYRLTGSAADADDLVQETFVRAIERPPLGPQESWRGWLVQVAMNLGRDLLRRRRRQAYVGPWLPAPIETAEDEPPAFELPLDGTMTTEGRYDLLESVSFAFLLALEALTPQQRAVLLLRDVFDYSVRETAAALAISEPCVKTTHHRARRVLRDYDRERQVPTRALQEQTRQVLVQFMAAVANGDVAAVEALLAQSVRCVSDGAGEYFTGKIPIIGPARVARFNVKLGQRRLHGARFELRMINGLPAMVGEFSGGRPGEPPRLVMRCDLDRDGRIGALQFVVATRKLSAVRFPLPG comes from the coding sequence GTGATTGCACCGGCATTTGACGGCGCGTTTCGCGCCCACGAGCGCTTCCTCTGGGGCCTCTGCTACCGGCTGACGGGCAGCGCCGCCGATGCCGATGACCTGGTGCAAGAGACCTTCGTGCGGGCGATCGAGCGCCCGCCGCTCGGGCCGCAAGAGTCCTGGCGCGGCTGGCTGGTGCAGGTGGCGATGAACCTCGGCCGTGATCTGCTGCGGCGGCGCCGCCGGCAGGCGTATGTCGGGCCGTGGCTGCCCGCGCCGATCGAAACCGCCGAGGATGAGCCGCCCGCCTTCGAGCTCCCGCTTGACGGCACCATGACCACCGAAGGCCGCTACGATCTGCTCGAAAGCGTATCTTTCGCCTTCCTGCTCGCGCTGGAGGCACTGACGCCGCAGCAACGGGCAGTGCTGTTGCTGCGCGACGTCTTCGACTACAGCGTGCGTGAGACCGCGGCCGCACTGGCCATCTCCGAGCCCTGCGTGAAGACCACCCATCATCGTGCCCGGCGGGTCTTGCGCGACTACGACCGGGAGCGGCAAGTGCCCACCCGTGCGCTGCAAGAGCAAACCCGGCAGGTGCTGGTGCAGTTCATGGCGGCGGTGGCGAACGGCGACGTCGCCGCGGTCGAGGCGCTGCTGGCGCAGTCGGTGCGCTGTGTCAGCGACGGGGCGGGCGAGTACTTCACCGGCAAGATTCCGATCATTGGCCCCGCGCGAGTGGCCCGCTTCAACGTCAAACTCGGCCAGCGCCGGCTGCACGGCGCCCGCTTCGAGCTGCGCATGATCAATGGCCTGCCGGCAATGGTGGGTGAGTTCAGCGGCGGGCGCCCGGGTGAACCGCCGCGCCTGGTGATGCGCTGCGATCTCGATCGCGACGGCCGCATCGGCGCGCTGCAGTTTGTCGTCGCCACGCGCAAGCTGAGCGCCGTCCGCTTTCCGCTGCCGGGCTGA
- a CDS encoding thioredoxin family protein, protein MAAIGQVLRAGIAAVVLALLALTPAWAGGDWNDGQVQWQPYAEGLQLAKKTKKPICLVFYTDWCPHCNNYSGVFHDPKVVAKSNQFVMIRLNSDENKELGQQYAGDGQYIPRTFFLSPEGKLEPAIALARDRFKYFYDEKNPASLLDGMDEALKKLR, encoded by the coding sequence ATGGCTGCGATCGGACAAGTACTGCGTGCGGGAATTGCCGCCGTCGTGTTGGCGTTGCTGGCGCTCACGCCGGCCTGGGCCGGTGGCGACTGGAATGACGGGCAAGTCCAGTGGCAGCCCTACGCCGAGGGCTTGCAGTTGGCGAAGAAGACCAAGAAGCCCATTTGCCTCGTCTTCTACACCGACTGGTGCCCGCACTGTAACAATTACAGCGGCGTGTTCCACGACCCCAAGGTGGTCGCCAAGTCAAATCAATTTGTGATGATTCGTCTCAACAGCGATGAGAACAAAGAGCTGGGCCAGCAGTACGCCGGCGACGGCCAGTACATCCCGCGCACGTTCTTCCTCTCGCCCGAAGGCAAGCTCGAGCCCGCGATCGCGCTGGCACGCGATCGCTTCAAGTACTTCTATGACGAAAAGAACCCGGCCTCGCTCTTGGATGGAATGGACGAGGCGCTGAAGAAGTTGCGCTGA
- a CDS encoding acyl-CoA dehydrogenase family protein, with product MDFSLPPEIEQLCDNVRAFMDEHVYPLERQHHSWVMEVGGPAYPPWVKAIQAKAKAAGYWAFHLPKEAGGAGLPFMYYVFVNEILGRSPIAPLCFGSQAPDSGNAEILWKFGSEEQKQRWLKPLVNGDIRSCFSMTEPEVAGSDPRLLRTTAKREGDHYVINGHKWFTSGGHGASFAIVMAMTNPEQENPYLRFSQIIVPTDTPGFKIARGVPVMGDYDNHHAEIWYEDCRVPITNRLGGEGTGFVIAQERLGPGRIHHCMRWLGVAQRAFELMCQYATQREMFGSTLSRKANIQDWIAEARADIQAARLMTLHAAWKIDTAGASGAREEISLIKFFGAKVLHSVVDKAIQVYGAAGVTEDHPLAMFYRHARFARIYDGPDEVHKMVVARRILAQYEGKKR from the coding sequence ATGGATTTCTCGCTGCCGCCTGAGATCGAGCAGCTGTGCGACAACGTGCGCGCGTTCATGGACGAGCACGTCTACCCGCTCGAGCGCCAGCATCACAGCTGGGTCATGGAAGTGGGCGGGCCGGCATATCCGCCCTGGGTCAAGGCCATCCAGGCCAAGGCCAAGGCGGCGGGGTATTGGGCCTTCCATCTGCCCAAGGAAGCCGGCGGGGCCGGCCTGCCGTTCATGTACTACGTCTTCGTCAACGAAATCCTCGGCCGCAGCCCGATCGCACCGTTGTGCTTCGGCTCGCAAGCGCCGGACTCGGGCAACGCCGAGATCCTGTGGAAGTTCGGCAGCGAGGAGCAGAAGCAGCGCTGGCTCAAGCCGCTGGTCAACGGCGACATCCGCAGCTGCTTCTCGATGACCGAGCCCGAGGTCGCCGGTTCCGATCCGCGCTTGCTGCGCACCACCGCCAAGCGCGAAGGTGACCACTACGTCATCAATGGTCACAAGTGGTTCACCAGCGGCGGGCACGGGGCGTCGTTCGCGATCGTGATGGCGATGACCAACCCGGAGCAGGAGAACCCCTACCTGCGCTTCAGCCAGATCATCGTGCCCACCGATACGCCCGGGTTCAAGATCGCGCGCGGTGTGCCGGTGATGGGCGACTACGACAACCATCACGCCGAGATCTGGTACGAGGACTGCCGCGTGCCGATCACCAACCGCCTCGGCGGTGAAGGCACCGGCTTCGTGATTGCGCAGGAACGGCTTGGACCCGGCCGCATCCACCATTGCATGCGCTGGCTGGGCGTGGCGCAGCGCGCCTTCGAGCTCATGTGTCAGTACGCCACCCAGCGCGAGATGTTCGGCAGCACGCTGTCACGCAAGGCCAACATCCAGGATTGGATCGCCGAGGCGCGCGCCGACATCCAAGCGGCGCGGCTGATGACGTTGCACGCGGCGTGGAAGATCGACACCGCCGGCGCCAGCGGCGCGCGCGAGGAGATTTCGCTGATCAAGTTCTTCGGTGCCAAGGTGCTGCACAGCGTTGTTGATAAGGCCATCCAGGTCTACGGCGCCGCCGGCGTCACCGAAGACCATCCCCTGGCCATGTTCTACCGCCACGCCCGCTTCGCCCGCATCTACGATGGGCCGGACGAAGTCCACAAGATGGTGGTGGCGCGCAGGATTCTGGCGCAGTACGAGGGGAAGAAGCGGTAG
- a CDS encoding type II toxin-antitoxin system HicA family toxin: MKFSELVRLLEQNGFSLVREKGSIRYYGKHGVRRLIRVDYHGAKEVPSGTCNAILKAAELKPRQEGGDD, translated from the coding sequence ATGAAGTTCAGCGAGTTGGTAAGGCTGCTCGAGCAGAACGGCTTCAGTCTCGTGCGGGAGAAGGGATCAATCCGCTATTACGGTAAGCACGGTGTGCGGAGGCTGATCCGTGTCGATTACCACGGCGCGAAGGAAGTGCCGAGCGGGACCTGCAATGCGATACTGAAGGCCGCCGAACTGAAGCCACGCCAGGAGGGCGGAGATGATTGA
- a CDS encoding type II toxin-antitoxin system HicB family antitoxin, protein MIDLKYSLVIEATEDPSFFGFYSPDLEGFTGVGHSVEDCLYKARWGIEEHVSMLRETGLPVPKPNPHPTIMIQNERRAA, encoded by the coding sequence ATGATTGACTTGAAGTACTCGTTGGTGATCGAAGCGACCGAGGACCCCAGCTTCTTTGGCTTCTACTCACCGGACCTGGAAGGGTTCACGGGAGTCGGCCACTCGGTGGAGGATTGCTTGTACAAGGCGAGGTGGGGCATCGAGGAACATGTTTCGATGCTGCGAGAAACCGGCCTGCCTGTGCCGAAGCCCAATCCGCATCCGACGATCATGATCCAGAACGAGAGGCGCGCGGCGTAG
- a CDS encoding glutathione S-transferase family protein — MIKLYHGPRTRSVRIYWLLEELGLPYELVTVPFVAPLPPAKPFSQATPAGKFPTLEDGEVTMFESGAILEYVIERYGQGRLAPAPGTPQRAAFLQWVHFSEATAFPPLGNIAWHMFRQDADSIPAAMADYRTWAVAALDVLEKALAGRQYLLGPDFSAADIMVGYTVQCAKWFGLLSDDYRNLTAYLARLTARPAFQKALS, encoded by the coding sequence ATGATCAAGCTGTATCACGGCCCGCGCACCCGCTCGGTGCGCATCTACTGGCTGCTCGAAGAGTTGGGGTTGCCGTACGAACTGGTGACGGTACCGTTCGTGGCACCGCTGCCGCCGGCCAAGCCGTTCAGTCAAGCGACGCCAGCTGGAAAGTTCCCGACGCTCGAAGACGGCGAGGTGACGATGTTCGAGTCGGGGGCCATTCTCGAATACGTGATCGAGCGCTATGGCCAGGGCCGCTTGGCGCCGGCGCCGGGCACGCCGCAGCGTGCCGCCTTCTTGCAATGGGTGCACTTTTCCGAAGCCACCGCGTTTCCGCCGCTCGGCAACATTGCGTGGCACATGTTCCGGCAAGACGCGGACAGCATACCGGCGGCGATGGCCGATTACCGCACGTGGGCGGTGGCCGCCTTGGACGTGCTCGAAAAGGCACTGGCCGGAAGGCAGTATCTGCTCGGCCCCGACTTCTCCGCCGCCGACATCATGGTGGGCTACACCGTGCAGTGCGCCAAGTGGTTCGGCCTGCTCAGCGATGACTATCGAAACCTGACGGCGTACCTCGCCCGCCTCACCGCCCGCCCGGCGTTTCAGAAGGCGTTGAGCTGA
- a CDS encoding metallophosphoesterase: MSTFALISDPHVSVPNPDTGFMAPQIPGEPTMYDRSVELLETAIAEINALPEVDFVLVAGDLTKDSEPYNHDQARQLFSRFRKPVFCVSGNHDQPRPAKLRPPAYLDPDVTGVPTRELPRLYGDFGFKNPQRTAYSCNPTPDVHLIGLCSAKLDDDCGYIAPEVLAWLDTDLSTQRDPARETIVMLHHSIIEHVPAEAVNPTFSWFHVENAPELKAILRKHGVRITLTGHLHIQDVKEEAGLYNIVTASVAGYPHAYRIMTLRNGVMEVRSRRLDSIPSQPDLQGFSRDYTADAFVSAIRSALMAAPFDYPRSQADAAAHKLRDWWPSVADGDEQFAYTAEELGDAALAAYVNSFSDRPPADNDLTIELSRRS; encoded by the coding sequence GTGTCCACCTTCGCGCTCATTTCCGACCCTCACGTCAGCGTGCCCAACCCCGATACCGGCTTCATGGCGCCGCAGATCCCTGGCGAGCCCACGATGTATGACCGCAGCGTCGAGCTGCTGGAGACGGCGATCGCGGAGATCAACGCGCTGCCCGAGGTTGACTTCGTGCTGGTGGCCGGAGACCTCACCAAGGACTCGGAGCCGTACAACCACGACCAGGCGCGCCAGCTGTTCAGCCGATTTCGCAAGCCGGTCTTCTGTGTCTCGGGCAACCACGATCAACCGCGCCCGGCGAAGCTACGCCCGCCGGCTTATCTCGACCCCGACGTGACCGGCGTGCCGACCCGCGAGCTGCCCCGCCTCTATGGCGACTTCGGATTCAAGAACCCCCAGCGGACGGCCTACAGCTGCAACCCGACGCCCGATGTGCACCTGATCGGCCTCTGCTCCGCTAAACTGGACGATGATTGTGGCTACATCGCGCCCGAAGTGCTGGCCTGGCTCGACACGGATCTCTCGACGCAACGTGATCCGGCCCGCGAAACGATTGTGATGCTGCATCACAGCATCATCGAACATGTCCCCGCTGAAGCGGTGAACCCGACCTTCTCTTGGTTTCACGTCGAAAACGCCCCCGAGCTCAAGGCAATTCTGCGCAAGCACGGCGTGCGCATCACGCTGACGGGCCATTTGCACATCCAGGACGTGAAGGAGGAGGCCGGGCTCTATAACATCGTGACCGCCTCGGTGGCCGGATATCCGCACGCCTATCGCATCATGACCCTGCGCAATGGCGTGATGGAGGTTCGCAGCCGCCGGCTGGATTCGATCCCGTCACAGCCGGATCTCCAGGGTTTCTCACGGGACTACACCGCCGACGCCTTCGTCAGCGCCATCCGTTCTGCGCTGATGGCAGCACCGTTCGATTACCCGCGCTCGCAGGCGGATGCCGCCGCCCACAAATTGCGCGACTGGTGGCCGTCGGTGGCGGACGGGGACGAGCAGTTCGCTTACACCGCCGAGGAGTTAGGGGACGCCGCGCTTGCCGCGTACGTCAATTCGTTTAGTGACCGCCCGCCGGCGGATAACGATCTGACCATTGAACTTTCGCGCCGCTCATGA
- a CDS encoding LamG domain-containing protein produces the protein MTPTRTATPPVSTPTTGLGFSLRFYGNGANDIDRVKIKLEAPARPIDVDGNFTLEWLMKALLVENGGDCGEGDDNWITGNVMFDRDVYGSGDIGDFGVALCAGRVAFGVNRLGNGTGIRGATVVTDGSWHHVAVTRNTTSGNVRIWVDGRLDGDGSGPTGGIGYRDGRSTSWPNSDPYLVIGAEKHDAGAAYPSYSGWIDEVRVTNVIRYTAAFTAPAPPFVTDANTVALYHFDEGSGATVTDASGAAGGPSTGALRFGGAPAGPQWSSDVP, from the coding sequence CTGACACCGACTCGGACAGCGACGCCGCCCGTGTCCACGCCCACGACTGGCCTGGGCTTCTCGTTGCGCTTCTACGGTAACGGCGCGAACGACATCGATCGCGTCAAGATCAAGCTCGAAGCCCCGGCACGGCCGATCGACGTGGATGGGAACTTCACGCTTGAGTGGTTGATGAAAGCGCTGCTGGTAGAGAACGGCGGCGACTGCGGTGAGGGCGACGACAACTGGATCACCGGCAACGTCATGTTCGATCGTGACGTCTACGGTAGCGGCGACATCGGCGATTTCGGGGTCGCGTTGTGCGCCGGCCGCGTTGCCTTCGGAGTCAATCGCTTGGGCAACGGGACCGGCATTCGGGGGGCGACCGTGGTTACAGACGGCTCTTGGCATCACGTCGCGGTGACGCGCAATACCACCTCCGGTAACGTGCGTATCTGGGTCGACGGTCGCCTCGATGGCGACGGGAGCGGGCCTACCGGGGGCATCGGCTACCGGGATGGACGCTCGACCTCGTGGCCGAACTCGGATCCCTACCTCGTGATTGGCGCCGAGAAGCACGATGCCGGTGCGGCGTACCCGTCGTACAGCGGTTGGATCGACGAGGTGCGCGTGACGAACGTCATCCGGTACACCGCCGCGTTCACTGCGCCGGCCCCACCGTTCGTGACCGACGCCAATACCGTGGCGCTGTACCATTTCGATGAAGGCAGCGGCGCGACTGTCACCGACGCATCGGGAGCCGCCGGCGGTCCGAGCACCGGCGCGCTGCGTTTCGGCGGCGCGCCGGCCGGCCCGCAGTGGTCGAGCGACGTTCCCTAG
- a CDS encoding DUF4340 domain-containing protein, with translation MTAWRAWAYMLLFAVLAAYYLATEPRSQEPVPQAPAARQAFLALAKDDVRAVTIEHGSVTVECVREGARWRVQRPAGSRIPSDLIAALLDQLTEVPEVEVVDESGQGAAAFGLEPPQARVILTGSDGRRVAVALGERNPAQTAVYGRVEGAARIVLLGLNVIYYQELIAQGAGPG, from the coding sequence ATGACGGCGTGGCGCGCCTGGGCCTACATGCTGCTGTTCGCCGTGCTGGCCGCCTACTATCTAGCGACCGAGCCGCGCTCGCAGGAGCCGGTGCCGCAGGCGCCGGCCGCACGCCAGGCGTTCTTGGCGCTGGCCAAAGACGACGTGCGGGCGGTGACGATCGAGCACGGCTCGGTGACGGTGGAGTGCGTGCGTGAGGGCGCGCGCTGGCGGGTGCAGCGGCCGGCCGGCTCGCGGATTCCGTCAGACCTGATTGCTGCCTTGCTGGATCAGCTAACCGAGGTGCCCGAGGTCGAGGTCGTCGACGAAAGCGGTCAGGGTGCCGCCGCTTTCGGTCTCGAGCCGCCGCAGGCGCGCGTGATTCTAACCGGCAGTGACGGCCGCAGGGTGGCGGTGGCGCTGGGAGAGCGTAACCCGGCGCAGACCGCGGTCTACGGCCGCGTCGAAGGCGCCGCCCGCATCGTGCTGCTCGGGCTCAACGTCATCTACTACCAAGAACTGATCGCCCAGGGAGCGGGCCCGGGCTGA